Part of the Oscillatoria salina IIICB1 genome, CAATACTTGCATTAACTGAAGTAATCGTAAACATCCCAGAAGGATCGCTATAAATATGAGGATTATTATAAACAAACTGATAAGGATTGCTACTCTGAGGCTCATACTCAATCACCTCCACCGGATCTCTACTCACAAACCTACCACTTTCTGGGTCATAATACCTTGCCCTCATATGATACAAATCCGTACTCGACTCCAACCACTGACCCTGGAACCGAAAATCCCCTCCTGTTACCCCTAAATCATTCCCCACAGAACGCCTTAAATTGCCAAAACTATCATAATCAAACTCAGCCACCTCCACACCACTACCATCAGCCAAACCAATCGTACTACCCATCGCATCAGTGAGATAATACACCGGATTTCCACTCTCATCCAACCTTAACAAAGGCATTGTCCCACCATAAACATAAGCACTGATTAAATCCCCATTCTCATCAGTAATCAGGTGCGGAGATTCTAAATCGCTATTACCCATTGGTGCAACCAAATAATTCCTCTGTCCGGTACTATCAGTTGCTTCTACACGACGACCATTGCTATCATACTCATACTCAACAATTACATTCCCCGCAGCATCAGTCACAGAAGTAATCAAATCTGCCGTATTATATGCTAAATTCCAAATCTCTCCATCCCGACTAATACTAGCGATTCTCCCAGCATCATCATAGGTATAAGTTTCTGTCCCGGTATCGGTATCAATTGAACTCAACTGATGAAGATTTTCATAAAAATAAATTCCTTCAGCTTCTCCATTACTAACACTCAGACGATTACCCTCAGCATCATAGCTGTATTCAATCTGTTCAATTTGAACGCCATGATCGTCAAAATAGGTTTCCTTAATCACCCTCAGAGAATCATCATAATCTAACTCTACATAAGAATTATCCTCGCGGATAATCTTCACAGGTTCTCCAATTCCCTCTCTGATGTATTCAGCAGAAGCGACAATTGTCCCATCCGCAGCCGTATGAGTAATTTTCTTCACCCAATCTGTATTCTCAATATAGCTGTAGGTGGTGGTTATTCCGTTAGGTAAATTACGGCTAGTTAAACGATTAACTTCATCGTAAATCATTACTGTTTCGCCACCGTTGGGGTCAGTTACCTTTATGAGATTACCTACTGGATCGTATTCATAACTGGTAGTGTAAACTGCACTGAGGGGATCTGCTTGTACTTTTACTTGTTCGATGCGACCGAAATTATCGTACTCGTAGCGCGGACTACCACCATTCCCGTAATCAATTCCTAAGAATTCCTGAGTGGTTTCATCATAGATATAGTTAGTTACTCCGGTACTATCTTCAACGGATAGCAATTTCCCATCTTGATCGTCCCAAGTAGAGATTACTTGTCCATCAACAGAAGAGGTACGACTAATTTCTACTCCATTCTCGTCGTATTGATAATTAATCGTGACACCGTTGGGAAGAGTAACTTTTTCGAGGTTATTGTCTTGTTTATAGGTATATTCTTTAATTCCTCCGTCACTATAGGTAACGGTTTTGAGATTACCATCGTCGTCATAGGTATATTCAAGAATTTTGCTATCGGTGGGACTTTGTATTGTAGCTAGTCCATTGTCTCCATAGGTATAGGAGTAGCTGGTGTCTCCCTTATCTGTAGCATAAATACTCTAGATTAATTTGAGTATTATT contains:
- a CDS encoding RHS repeat domain-containing protein, whose product is MLSVEDSTGVTNYIYDETTQEFLGIDYGNGGSPRYEYDNFGRIEQVKVQADPLSAVYTTSYEYDPVGNLIKVTDPNGGETVMIYDEVNRLTSRNLPNGITTTYSYIENTDWVKKITHTAADGTIVASAEYIREGIGEPVKIIREDNSYVELDYDDSLRVIKETYFDDHGVQIEQIEYSYDAEGNRLSVSNGEAEGIYFYENLHQLSSIDTDTGTETYTYDDAGRIASISRDGEIWNLAYNTADLITSVTDAAGNVIVEYEYDSNGRRVEATDSTGQRNYLVAPMGNSDLESPHLITDENGDLISAYVYGGTMPLLRLDESGNPVYYLTDAMGSTIGLADGSGVEVAEFDYDSFGNLRRSVGNDLGVTGGDFRFQGQWLESSTDLYHMRARYYDPESGRFVSRDPVEVIEYEPQSSNPYQFVYNNPHIYSDPSGMFTITSVNASIEIRRILDTVKAEVIGGIRKEVIDEAHGVVTDIAIDLLNNLLPADLLSIKAGSLDSKSLSGTPSPWEERVTNTTCNIIKSAMPSFFGLDTLWFQPSLNKRTGEPVGNGFNPSPIATTGCGIPFVKKTGGLIEPELIVKHGEPTDTSSKSYLVLEVKTAIGGVEFTPGKQFDTITNYAKDYMFVPTVLYVSLKKPTGKQVKRENQMKQKAVKKGVILEVIDFGI